A genomic stretch from Malus domestica chromosome 15, GDT2T_hap1 includes:
- the LOC139191931 gene encoding uncharacterized protein codes for MVSFISKLSRECDQHQKILDRSSIKTIRFESDMSTVHQILGPLFKATIPPTITGLLQEHCLTPLLQGFEWSRWDAAKPQGSWPSTTTSWAAWVVRMERLFGEQWKALGVYDAVLLSSMDVVLDKELLLAALCFWCSATNTLVLPLGLIGPNILDITAILGTSATGLPIDAALSGHPSNIDLKTLFDRRAFEALNRDGQIPSKEDIQKLHKNFFNYNTLYLHFAGRGEEDLREGEHEAFLFYWYNKYICCTKSNKCLVENMPVAEALASGHVLALSSNILAHLFRCLAEATFHKIDPHQNGPLWVFQLWLQVYFASLRPAITDFSPTEALGPQLASRPTPPHQAEEVFRYLFALDDFSNDEFLICRRRDYPSSVRLPTSTWGAEEDADLRQTWGSFVLARDLPLGCDGKRSGWEVYHPNFLTRQLGYLQGCPVPLLSSRTVLSRGREPRSSEKECKTAAREFQEYCQKFRLRPATPETHCTDTFGEWWENYTQEFFGAPVEEVLNKLFGDRPKKASAPQTQGNCSFLLFSFNLADA; via the coding sequence ATGGtgtccttcatctccaagctttccagggaatgtgaccagcatcagaagattcttgatcggagctcgatcaagactatacggtttgaaagtgacatgagcaccgtccaccaaatcttgggtcctctcttcaaggcGACAATACCGCCGACCATTACTGGCCTTCTCCAGGAGCACTGCCTAACACCCTTGctacaagggtttgaatggtcgagatgggatgcggcgaaaccccaaggctcctggccctcgacgaccacatcctgggcagcctgggttgttCGAATGGAACGGCTCTTCGGCGAACAATGGAAAGCCCTCGGTGTCTACGATGCCGTCCTCCTCTCATCAATGGATGTCGTTctcgacaaggagcttctcctagccgccttgtgcttctggtgctcggccaccaacaccctGGTTCTTCCTCTTGGTCTCATCGGTCCCAACATCCTTGATATCACCGCCATTCTGGGGACTTCGGCAACCGGGCTCCCTATCGACGCGGCCCTCTCTGGGCACCCGTCGAATATTGATCTGAAGACGCTTTTTGATCGACGAGCCTTCGAGGCCTTAAACCGTGACGGTCAAATCCCGTCGAAAGAAGACATccagaagctccacaagaacttctttaattacaacaccctctatcttcacttcgccggccgaggagaggaggacctgcgagagggagagcatgaagccttcctcttctattggtacaacaagtacatttgttgtaccaagtcaaacaaaTGCTTGGTCGAGAATATGCCGGTAGCTGAGGCCCTGGCCAGTGGTCACGTCCTGGCACTGAGCTCCAACATTCTCGCCCATCTCTTCCGCTGCCTGGCCGAGGCGACCTTCCACAAAATCGACCCACACCAGAATGGtcccctctgggtcttccaactctggttacaagtttacttcgcctcccttcggccggccataACTGACTTCTCACCAACAGAGGCGCTTGGACCTCAGCTGGCCTCTCGACCGACACCTCCCcatcaagccgaagaggtatttcggtacctcttcgctctcgacgacttctccaacgacgagttcctgatatgtcgtcgtcgagactaTCCTTCCTCCGTCAGGCTGCCTACCTCTACGTGGGGCGCGGAGGAGGACGCCGATCTTCGTCAGacctgggggtcgtttgtgcttgCTCGCGACCTCCCTCTCGGCTGTGATGGGAAACGGTCAGGTTGGGAAGTATATCATCCGAACTTCCTTACCCGACAGCTCGGCTATCTTCAGGGCTGCCccgtcccccttctctcctcccgaaCAGTCCTAAGCCGTGGACGTGAACCTCGTTCCTCGGAGAAGGAATGTAAAACTGCCGCGAGGGAGTTCCAAGAGTACTGccaaaaattccgccttcgaccgGCCACCCCCGAAACCCATTGCACTGACACCTTCGGTGAGTGGTGGGAAAATTACACCCAGGAGTTCTTTGGTGCTCCGGTCGAGGAGGTGCTGAACAAACTCTTCGGTGACCGACCTAAGAAGGCCTCGGCCCCCCAAACTCAAGGTAATTGTTCATTTCTCCTCTTTTCCTTCAACCTTGCTGATGCGtga